In the genome of Fusobacterium necrogenes, one region contains:
- a CDS encoding transposase → MFAIILYGCSRVIYSTRDIELTCHENIKFRFLLQNSKIPDYFTISRFLIKISDLLADLFK, encoded by the coding sequence ATGTTTGCTATCATTCTTTATGGGTGTTCTAGAGTAATATATTCTACTAGAGATATTGAACTCACGTGTCATGAAAATATCAAATTTCGATTTCTTTTACAGAATTCTAAAATCCCTGATTACTTCACTATTTCAAGATTTTTAATTAAAATTAGTGATTTACTCGCTGATTTGTTTAAATAA
- a CDS encoding nitrite/sulfite reductase, which produces MKNQYEILKNEIKAFHKEGYRFLNKEISVGDFKKISGGMGVYAQRGGEKFMIRLRTNSGLLPLNQLKLIDSFLENFNIEKLHLTTRQAIQLHDLSIDDVCDIMEKALDNGLYTRGGGGNFPRNVSLSPMSGVEKNEAFDVTEFANAISKYLMERITTYHLPRKLKISMSSSSTDGGNSTINDLGFIAKVENGEVYFDMYIAGGLGNNPEISIPYGKKVKPEEILYYVEAMVNLFMAEGDYNNKAKARTRYIPKRMGREEFLVAFDKHLEKVKNSKDLTLNLKAIISETQETYTHSLAETPSLLHQRQDGLYTLIIHPVNGQLYHQDFKNLVEFLENNKNAEARLSMNEDIYVRDLTEEQVKELSEIVKNYNGETKIRQSVSCIGVPTCQLGVEQSQTLLKNILSYLSENNIKEDKLPSINISGCHNSCGRHQASDLGFVGGKKKVGDALEDVFDLYVDGIVKEGKTTLGEKIGTIIMRDIPKFILKLGIELEEKKLEYKEFIKDKQRFQKIVEEFLC; this is translated from the coding sequence GTGAAAAATCAGTATGAAATTTTAAAAAATGAAATAAAAGCTTTTCATAAAGAAGGGTATAGGTTTTTGAATAAAGAGATTTCGGTAGGAGATTTTAAAAAAATATCTGGTGGAATGGGAGTTTATGCTCAGAGAGGAGGAGAGAAGTTTATGATAAGACTTCGTACTAATTCTGGATTACTTCCTCTTAATCAATTAAAGTTAATAGATTCTTTTTTAGAAAACTTTAATATAGAGAAATTACATTTAACAACAAGACAAGCTATACAACTACACGATTTATCAATAGATGATGTTTGTGATATTATGGAAAAAGCTCTTGATAATGGGCTTTATACTCGTGGTGGAGGTGGAAACTTTCCAAGAAACGTAAGTCTTTCTCCTATGTCTGGAGTAGAAAAAAATGAAGCTTTTGATGTTACAGAATTTGCTAATGCAATCAGTAAATACTTAATGGAAAGAATAACTACATATCATTTACCTAGAAAATTAAAAATTTCAATGTCATCTAGCTCAACTGATGGTGGAAACTCTACTATAAATGACTTAGGATTTATAGCTAAAGTTGAGAATGGAGAAGTTTATTTTGATATGTACATAGCTGGTGGATTGGGAAATAATCCAGAAATCTCTATTCCATATGGAAAAAAAGTAAAGCCTGAGGAGATACTTTATTATGTAGAAGCTATGGTAAATTTATTTATGGCTGAGGGAGATTATAATAATAAAGCTAAGGCTAGAACTAGATACATTCCAAAAAGAATGGGAAGAGAGGAGTTTTTAGTTGCTTTTGATAAACACTTAGAAAAAGTTAAAAATTCAAAAGATTTAACTTTAAATTTAAAAGCAATTATTTCTGAAACTCAAGAAACTTATACTCATTCTCTAGCTGAAACACCATCACTTTTACATCAAAGACAAGATGGATTATATACTCTAATAATACACCCAGTAAATGGACAACTTTATCATCAAGATTTTAAAAACTTAGTAGAGTTTTTAGAAAATAATAAGAATGCTGAAGCTAGATTAAGTATGAACGAAGATATCTATGTAAGAGATCTTACTGAAGAGCAAGTAAAAGAACTAAGTGAGATAGTAAAAAATTACAATGGAGAAACAAAAATTAGACAAAGTGTAAGTTGTATTGGAGTTCCTACTTGTCAATTGGGTGTAGAGCAAAGCCAAACTTTACTAAAAAATATCTTGAGTTATCTATCTGAAAACAATATAAAAGAAGATAAATTACCAAGTATAAATATTTCTGGTTGTCATAACTCTTGTGGAAGACATCAAGCTTCTGATTTAGGATTTGTTGGTGGTAAGAAAAAAGTTGGTGATGCTCTAGAAGATGTATTTGACTTGTATGTAGATGGAATTGTAAAAGAGGGAAAAACAACGTTAGGAGAAAAAATTGGAACTATAATTATGAGAGATATTCCTAAATTTATTTTAAAATTAGGAATAGAACTTGAAGAAAAGAAATTAGAGTACAAAGAGTTTATAAAAGATAAGCAAAGATTTCAAAAGATAGTAGAGGAATTTCTTTGTTAA
- a CDS encoding phosphoenolpyruvate carboxykinase, giving the protein MRQEATINRNSITVNFTVKYCNNAESLLNSDGFKRVLTAFIEKIEKKETPVYIYIKSCCGKNANLVQEITRLFKLLIVLEEEEIAKLDEKYAKLLEDKNTFIEFIENLYTFWRKYERYAIVRNAKRGEGLQNVNFIDAINNFKNLILSTYRQIEETVMGYKHRVYRQLNAGINAGIILNDMNRVYPPEYSFLERVPFIETIILQPPFITYPKRNTRTGIFQEVFENPLKDVCINEENWFCYPAKVGESLAFIYFNRFFMSQGIALCNLFELAREEEYKNRRPDIIYIYGVKDYDTEMKTLFYNDKENNMMVGYANYGEDIDYFGYMKKMILTLHNLRMIQKGGLPIHGAMVNIVMKNGKKYNIVIMGDSGAGKSESLEAFRNLSEQYVKDMKVIFDDMGTLLLNPKGGAPLGVGTEIGAFVRLDDLDTGYAYKEIDRSIFMNPDKKNSRIIIPIASYADIMKGYPIDFFFYANNYDKTDNNELEFFTNPTEAIEVFKAGRRMAKGTTSEVGIVDSYFANPFGPVQKQEETNILIDRFFKEMFSKGVKVGQIKTQLGIKGMEKKGPMKAAQKLFELIKD; this is encoded by the coding sequence ATGAGACAAGAAGCAACGATCAATAGAAATAGTATAACAGTTAATTTTACTGTTAAATATTGTAATAATGCAGAATCACTTTTAAATAGTGATGGTTTTAAAAGAGTTTTAACTGCTTTTATTGAAAAAATTGAAAAAAAAGAAACACCGGTATATATTTATATAAAAAGTTGTTGTGGTAAAAATGCAAATTTAGTTCAGGAAATTACAAGACTTTTTAAGCTCCTTATTGTTTTAGAAGAAGAAGAGATAGCTAAATTAGATGAAAAATATGCGAAACTTTTAGAAGACAAAAATACTTTTATTGAATTTATAGAAAACCTATATACATTTTGGAGAAAATATGAGAGATATGCTATCGTTAGAAATGCAAAAAGAGGTGAAGGTCTCCAAAATGTAAACTTTATTGATGCTATAAATAATTTTAAAAATCTTATTCTTAGTACATATAGACAAATAGAAGAAACGGTAATGGGTTATAAACATAGAGTCTACAGGCAATTAAATGCTGGTATTAATGCTGGTATTATATTAAATGATATGAATAGAGTCTACCCACCTGAGTATTCTTTTTTAGAAAGAGTTCCATTTATAGAAACAATTATTTTACAACCTCCATTTATAACTTATCCAAAAAGAAATACTAGAACTGGTATTTTCCAAGAGGTTTTTGAAAATCCTTTAAAAGATGTTTGTATAAATGAGGAAAATTGGTTTTGTTATCCTGCAAAAGTTGGTGAATCTCTCGCTTTCATCTATTTTAATAGATTTTTTATGTCACAAGGAATAGCTTTATGTAATTTATTTGAATTAGCAAGAGAGGAAGAATATAAAAATAGAAGACCTGATATCATATATATTTATGGTGTAAAAGATTATGATACTGAAATGAAAACTCTTTTCTATAATGATAAAGAAAATAACATGATGGTAGGTTATGCTAACTACGGAGAAGATATAGATTATTTCGGATATATGAAAAAAATGATTTTAACTCTTCATAACTTAAGAATGATACAAAAAGGTGGATTACCTATACATGGCGCTATGGTTAATATTGTAATGAAAAATGGTAAAAAATATAATATAGTTATCATGGGAGATAGTGGTGCTGGTAAATCAGAGAGCTTAGAAGCTTTTAGAAATTTAAGTGAACAGTATGTAAAAGATATGAAAGTAATCTTTGATGATATGGGAACACTTCTTCTAAATCCAAAAGGTGGAGCTCCATTAGGAGTAGGAACAGAGATAGGAGCTTTTGTTAGATTAGATGATTTAGATACTGGCTATGCTTATAAAGAAATAGATAGAAGTATCTTTATGAATCCAGATAAAAAAAATTCAAGAATAATCATTCCTATAGCATCTTATGCTGATATAATGAAAGGTTATCCTATAGATTTTTTCTTTTATGCCAATAATTATGATAAAACAGACAATAACGAACTTGAATTTTTTACTAATCCTACTGAAGCTATCGAAGTTTTTAAAGCCGGAAGAAGAATGGCAAAAGGAACTACTAGTGAAGTAGGAATTGTTGATTCATATTTTGCTAATCCTTTTGGACCAGTTCAAAAACAAGAAGAAACAAATATTTTAATTGATAGATTTTTCAAAGAGATGTTTTCAAAAGGAGTCAAAGTAGGACAGATTAAAACTCAATTAGGAATAAAAGGTATGGAAAAAAAGGGGCCTATGAAAGCGGCTCAAAAATTATTTGAACTAATTAAAGACTAA
- a CDS encoding PTS fructose transporter subunit IIABC: MITNLLTLECINLNLKGQTKQEIIDEMVEILYQGGKLNDKEEYKKAILAREAQSSTGLEEGIAIPHAKTSAVKIPSIAFGLSKNGVDYESLDGEPSKLFFMIAAPANASNTHIEILSKLTTMLLDDEIREKLLEVKTEQEVIDILTSDIKEEEKKEEEVSDESPEVLAVTACPTGIAHTYMAADALIKKAKEMGVNIKVETNGSTGVKNEITAEEIKRAKGIIVAADKNVEMERFAGKHVEIVPVKEGIKNPETLIKNALNQTAPIYTVTTSGEKTPAKKEKTGFYKHLMSGVSNMLPFVVGGGILIALSFMFGIQASNPNDPSFHPVAKLLSDIGGGNAFFLMIPVMAGFIGMSIADRPGFAPAMVGGLISLNNGGGFLGGLIGGFLGGYVVVLLKKLFAKLPNSLEGLKPVLLYPLFGIFITGALMYGVIINPIAALNSGVTNFLQGLGTGNLVLLGILVAGMMAVDMGGPVNKSAFTFGIAMITAGNYYPHAAVMAGGMVPPLGIALATTFFKNKFTKDERDAGKVCYIMGLSFITEGAIPFAAADPIRVIPACIIGSGIAGGLSMFFRVQLPAPHGGLFVLPVMTNPIMYLVAIIVGSVVTALILGFIKKTVQE, encoded by the coding sequence ATGATAACAAATTTACTTACACTTGAGTGTATCAATTTAAATTTAAAAGGTCAAACTAAACAAGAAATTATTGATGAAATGGTAGAGATTCTTTATCAAGGTGGAAAATTAAATGATAAAGAAGAGTATAAAAAAGCTATTTTAGCAAGGGAAGCTCAAAGCTCTACTGGATTAGAAGAGGGAATTGCTATACCTCATGCTAAAACTTCTGCTGTAAAAATACCTAGTATAGCTTTTGGATTATCAAAAAATGGAGTAGATTATGAATCGTTAGATGGAGAACCATCAAAACTATTTTTTATGATAGCTGCTCCAGCTAATGCTTCAAACACTCATATAGAAATTTTATCAAAACTAACAACTATGTTATTAGATGATGAAATAAGAGAAAAATTATTAGAGGTTAAAACTGAGCAAGAAGTAATAGATATCCTTACTTCAGATATAAAAGAGGAAGAGAAAAAAGAAGAGGAAGTATCAGATGAATCCCCAGAGGTTTTAGCTGTAACAGCTTGTCCTACTGGAATAGCTCATACATATATGGCTGCTGACGCTCTTATAAAAAAAGCTAAAGAGATGGGAGTAAATATCAAAGTAGAAACTAATGGTTCTACTGGTGTAAAAAATGAGATAACTGCTGAAGAGATTAAAAGAGCTAAAGGAATTATAGTAGCAGCAGATAAAAATGTAGAGATGGAGAGATTTGCTGGAAAACATGTAGAAATTGTACCTGTTAAAGAGGGAATAAAAAATCCAGAAACTCTTATAAAAAATGCTTTAAATCAAACAGCTCCTATTTACACTGTAACTACTAGTGGAGAAAAAACTCCTGCTAAAAAAGAAAAAACAGGATTCTATAAACACTTAATGTCTGGGGTATCAAATATGTTACCATTTGTTGTTGGAGGAGGTATCTTAATAGCCCTATCATTCATGTTTGGTATTCAAGCTAGTAATCCTAATGACCCATCTTTCCATCCTGTAGCAAAACTACTTAGTGATATTGGTGGAGGAAATGCTTTCTTCTTAATGATACCTGTTATGGCTGGATTTATTGGAATGAGTATTGCTGATAGACCAGGATTTGCTCCTGCTATGGTAGGAGGACTTATCTCTCTAAATAATGGTGGTGGATTCTTAGGGGGACTTATTGGTGGATTCCTAGGAGGATATGTTGTAGTTTTATTAAAAAAATTATTTGCTAAATTACCTAATAGTTTAGAAGGGTTAAAACCTGTTTTATTATATCCTCTATTTGGTATATTTATTACTGGTGCTTTAATGTATGGAGTTATTATCAATCCAATAGCTGCTCTTAACAGTGGAGTTACTAACTTTTTACAAGGACTAGGAACAGGAAACTTAGTTCTATTAGGAATTTTAGTTGCTGGAATGATGGCAGTTGATATGGGAGGTCCAGTAAATAAAAGTGCCTTCACATTTGGTATTGCCATGATAACAGCTGGAAATTATTATCCTCATGCTGCTGTAATGGCTGGAGGAATGGTTCCACCTCTTGGAATAGCTCTAGCTACTACTTTCTTTAAAAATAAATTTACTAAAGATGAGAGAGATGCTGGAAAAGTTTGTTATATAATGGGATTATCATTTATCACAGAAGGTGCTATTCCATTTGCAGCTGCTGACCCTATCAGAGTAATTCCAGCTTGTATAATTGGTTCAGGAATTGCTGGAGGATTATCAATGTTCTTTAGAGTACAATTACCAGCTCCACATGGTGGATTATTTGTATTACCAGTTATGACAAACCCTATTATGTATCTAGTAGCTATAATAGTAGGTTCTGTAGTTACGGCTTTAATCTTAGGATTTATTAAAAAAACTGTTCAAGAATAA
- the carB gene encoding carbamoyl-phosphate synthase large subunit, whose product MLDKSIKKTLVIGSGPIIIGQAAEFDYSGTQACETLKKEGIEVVLINSNPATIMTDKAVADRIYIEPITVEFVEKVIAKERPDSILAGMGGQTALNMAVELAEKGILDKYGVKVIGTPIESIKRGEDRELFREAMEKIGEPIIKSKIVESLEEGFKVANEIGYPVVVRPAYTLGGTGGGFANNDVELEDILSKGLALSRVGQVLIEKSILGWKEIEYEVIRDANGNAITVCNMENIDPVGIHTGDSIVVAPSQTLSDREYQMLRTSALKIVNEIGVVGGCNVQFALHPKSFEYAIIEINPRVSRSSALASKATGYPIARVATRLSLGYLLDEVKNEVTGKTFACFEPALDYIVVKIPKWPFDKFKKANKKLGTKMMATGEVMAIGNNFEAAFQKGLRSLEIGRFSFEHPVVKKMTIEELKAAVVKPDDERIFVVAEMLRRGYIKERLQKLTGIDKFFMEKIEWIVKQEELLKKMKFKDLDEHYLRNLKKKGFSDKGIASLMGISERDIERKRKAYSIIPTYKMVDTCAGEFAADSSYFYSTYDQFDEVVVSNNRKVVVIGSGPIRIGQGIEFDYCTVHAVKTLKKLGIESIIINNNPETVSTDFSTADKLYFEPLVTEDIMAILEKEKPEGVILQFGGQTAIKLANDLSDRGIKIIGTSADKIDEAEDRERFEEMMEELNINRPKGRGVWDVAHGIEIANEIGYPVLVRPSYVLGGQGMEICHDEYNLVKYLEASFERDSANPVLIDKYLNGIELEVDAICDGEDVLIPGVMEHLERAGVHSGDSITIYPQQNLYEGTEEELLEITKKMAKALEVKGMMNIQFIAYQNKLYVIEVNPRSSRTVPYISKVSGVPAIEIATRVALGEKLKDLGYGTGIYKKPNVVAVKVPVFSTEKLSSVEVSLGPEMRSTGEVLGVGNNVDEAIFKGLLGAKRVHLIQDRKILVTIRDKDKEEFLPIAKSLVKHGSTLFATKGTQKFLAENGVESTLVNRIGEESPNINDVLKNREVDLLINTPTKANDAQRDGFKMRRTAIEYGVDVLTSLDTINAILRMQDSHIDENKLDVFDVSKI is encoded by the coding sequence ATGTTAGATAAATCTATAAAGAAAACACTTGTTATAGGTTCAGGACCAATAATCATAGGACAAGCAGCAGAATTTGACTATTCTGGAACACAAGCTTGTGAAACATTAAAAAAAGAAGGAATAGAGGTTGTATTAATCAACTCTAACCCTGCAACAATAATGACAGATAAAGCTGTAGCTGATAGAATATATATCGAGCCAATCACAGTTGAGTTCGTAGAAAAAGTAATAGCTAAAGAGAGACCTGACTCAATACTTGCTGGAATGGGAGGACAAACAGCTCTTAATATGGCAGTTGAGTTAGCAGAGAAAGGTATCCTAGATAAATATGGTGTAAAAGTAATCGGAACTCCTATCGAATCTATCAAAAGAGGAGAAGACAGAGAGTTATTCAGAGAGGCTATGGAAAAAATTGGAGAGCCTATCATTAAAAGTAAAATTGTTGAAAGTTTAGAAGAGGGATTCAAAGTAGCCAATGAAATAGGATACCCAGTAGTTGTAAGACCAGCTTATACACTTGGAGGAACAGGTGGAGGATTTGCTAACAATGATGTAGAGTTAGAAGATATTCTTTCAAAAGGTTTAGCACTATCGAGAGTTGGACAAGTTCTAATTGAAAAATCAATCCTTGGATGGAAGGAGATAGAGTATGAAGTAATAAGAGATGCTAATGGAAATGCTATCACAGTATGTAATATGGAAAATATTGACCCAGTTGGAATACATACGGGAGACTCAATAGTAGTTGCTCCATCACAAACTCTATCAGATAGAGAGTATCAAATGTTAAGAACTTCAGCTCTTAAAATAGTAAATGAGATAGGAGTAGTAGGAGGATGTAACGTTCAATTCGCTCTACACCCAAAATCATTTGAGTATGCTATTATAGAGATTAACCCAAGAGTATCAAGATCGTCTGCATTAGCTTCTAAAGCAACAGGATATCCAATAGCTAGAGTTGCTACTAGATTATCATTAGGATACCTATTAGACGAAGTTAAAAACGAAGTAACTGGAAAAACATTTGCTTGTTTTGAACCAGCTCTTGACTATATAGTTGTAAAAATCCCTAAATGGCCATTTGATAAATTCAAAAAAGCAAACAAAAAACTTGGAACTAAGATGATGGCTACTGGAGAGGTAATGGCTATTGGAAATAACTTTGAAGCTGCTTTCCAAAAAGGATTACGTTCTCTAGAAATAGGAAGATTTAGCTTTGAGCACCCAGTTGTTAAGAAGATGACAATAGAGGAATTAAAAGCTGCTGTTGTAAAACCAGATGATGAAAGAATTTTCGTAGTTGCTGAGATGCTAAGAAGAGGATACATCAAAGAAAGGCTTCAAAAATTAACTGGTATAGATAAATTCTTTATGGAAAAAATCGAATGGATAGTTAAACAAGAAGAGTTATTAAAGAAAATGAAATTCAAAGATTTAGATGAGCACTATCTAAGAAATCTTAAGAAAAAAGGATTCTCTGATAAAGGAATTGCTAGCTTAATGGGAATTTCTGAAAGAGATATCGAAAGAAAGAGAAAAGCTTACAGTATAATCCCTACTTATAAAATGGTTGATACTTGTGCTGGAGAGTTTGCTGCAGACTCATCTTACTTCTATTCTACTTATGATCAATTTGATGAAGTAGTAGTAAGTAACAACAGAAAAGTAGTAGTTATAGGTTCAGGACCAATCAGAATAGGACAAGGAATAGAGTTTGACTACTGTACAGTACACGCTGTAAAAACTTTAAAGAAATTAGGAATTGAAAGTATAATTATCAATAACAACCCAGAAACAGTTTCAACTGACTTCTCAACTGCTGATAAATTATATTTTGAGCCATTAGTAACAGAGGATATTATGGCTATCCTAGAAAAAGAGAAGCCAGAGGGAGTAATTCTTCAATTTGGAGGACAAACAGCTATAAAACTTGCTAATGATTTAAGTGATAGAGGAATAAAAATCATAGGAACAAGTGCTGATAAGATAGACGAAGCTGAAGATAGAGAGAGATTTGAAGAGATGATGGAAGAGCTTAACATCAACAGACCAAAAGGAAGAGGTGTTTGGGATGTAGCTCACGGAATAGAGATAGCTAATGAGATAGGATATCCTGTACTTGTAAGACCTTCATACGTACTTGGAGGACAAGGAATGGAAATATGTCACGATGAGTATAACTTAGTAAAATACTTAGAAGCTTCATTTGAAAGAGATTCTGCTAACCCAGTATTAATAGATAAATACTTAAACGGAATAGAATTAGAAGTAGATGCTATCTGTGATGGAGAAGATGTATTAATCCCTGGAGTAATGGAACACTTAGAGAGAGCTGGAGTTCACTCTGGAGACTCTATAACTATCTACCCTCAACAAAATCTATATGAAGGAACAGAGGAAGAGTTATTAGAAATAACTAAGAAAATGGCTAAAGCTCTTGAAGTAAAAGGTATGATGAATATCCAATTTATCGCTTACCAAAATAAATTATATGTAATTGAAGTAAACCCAAGATCTTCAAGAACAGTTCCATATATCTCTAAAGTATCTGGAGTACCAGCTATTGAAATAGCTACAAGAGTTGCTCTAGGAGAGAAATTAAAAGACTTAGGATATGGAACAGGAATCTACAAAAAACCAAATGTAGTTGCTGTAAAAGTACCAGTATTCTCTACTGAAAAATTATCAAGTGTTGAGGTATCATTAGGACCAGAAATGAGATCAACAGGAGAGGTTTTAGGCGTAGGAAACAATGTAGATGAGGCAATCTTCAAAGGATTATTAGGAGCTAAGAGAGTTCACCTAATCCAAGATAGAAAAATCCTAGTAACTATTAGAGATAAAGATAAAGAGGAATTTTTACCAATAGCTAAGAGCTTAGTAAAACACGGTTCTACTCTATTTGCAACTAAAGGAACTCAAAAATTCCTAGCAGAAAATGGTGTTGAGTCTACTCTAGTAAATAGAATAGGAGAAGAGTCACCTAATATCAACGATGTATTAAAAAATAGAGAGGTTGACTTATTAATCAATACTCCTACTAAAGCTAATGACGCTCAAAGAGATGGATTTAAAATGAGAAGAACAGCTATTGAGTATGGTGTAGATGTACTTACTTCATTAGATACTATCAATGCAATTTTAAGAATGCAAGATAGTCATATTGATGAAAATAAATTAGATGTATTTGATGTGAGCAAAATTTAA
- the pfkB gene encoding 1-phosphofructokinase: MIYTLTLNPAIDYYMSIENFQLGSLNLLEEGYTLPGGKGINVSKVLKNFSVESKALGFVGGFTGDYIKKHLKEYEIESDFIELQENTRINIKLKTKDFETEIAGKSPNISQEDVQELLKKFEKIGKDDVIILSGSVPNSISKSIYADIIKLLPKDCKVILDTRGLPFVEGLKEGVFLTKPNNHELEEFFNRKLNNIEEIIQAGKDLQALGSKNVLISLGKDGSILITEKEVYIGNAPQGKLISSVGAGDSMVAGVVYGIAKGMTLEDSYKYGIASGSSTAFSEGLTTFEGMNSLLNKIEIKKY; this comes from the coding sequence ATGATATATACACTTACACTTAATCCTGCCATAGATTACTATATGAGCATAGAAAATTTTCAACTAGGAAGTCTTAATTTATTGGAAGAAGGATATACTTTACCAGGTGGAAAAGGAATAAATGTTTCTAAAGTTTTAAAAAATTTCTCTGTTGAAAGTAAAGCTCTAGGATTTGTTGGGGGATTTACAGGGGATTATATTAAAAAACATTTAAAAGAATATGAAATAGAAAGTGATTTCATAGAACTTCAAGAAAATACTAGAATAAATATTAAATTAAAAACTAAAGATTTTGAAACAGAAATAGCTGGAAAATCTCCTAATATTTCTCAAGAAGATGTACAGGAGTTATTAAAAAAATTTGAAAAAATAGGAAAAGATGATGTAATAATATTATCAGGAAGTGTTCCTAATTCTATTTCCAAAAGTATCTATGCTGATATTATAAAACTTTTACCAAAAGATTGCAAAGTTATATTAGATACTAGGGGATTACCTTTTGTAGAAGGATTAAAAGAGGGAGTATTTTTAACAAAACCAAACAATCATGAATTGGAAGAGTTTTTTAATAGAAAATTAAACAACATAGAGGAAATTATACAAGCTGGAAAAGATTTACAAGCTTTAGGAAGCAAAAATGTATTAATCTCTTTAGGAAAAGATGGTTCTATATTAATTACAGAAAAAGAGGTATATATAGGAAATGCTCCACAAGGTAAGCTTATTAGCTCAGTTGGTGCTGGAGATTCTATGGTGGCTGGAGTTGTATACGGAATAGCAAAGGGAATGACTCTTGAAGATAGTTACAAATATGGAATAGCTTCTGGAAGTTCAACAGCCTTTTCTGAAGGACTTACAACTTTTGAAGGAATGAATAGTTTATTAAATAAAATAGAGATAAAAAAATATTAG
- a CDS encoding DeoR/GlpR family DNA-binding transcription regulator, protein MNVRRFDIILKLLNENKNIKVQELMEKLDVSEATIRRDLNTLEKKGKIKRVHGGAVLNIPSEENIISKKTIHSKAKEKIAKIASEYIKDGDIVYLDAGSTTEILIKYLEDKENIKVVTNGISHLEELNRYGIETYLLGGEAKFTTGATVGIGAVTSLRGYNIDIAFIGANGVTSEGYSTPDTKEAMIKSEAINRANEVYFLCDSSKFGKKSFVVFASLEDGTLLTEGEIPEEFKIK, encoded by the coding sequence ATGAATGTTCGTAGATTTGACATAATACTTAAACTTTTAAATGAAAATAAAAATATAAAAGTTCAAGAGCTAATGGAAAAATTGGATGTTTCAGAAGCTACAATTCGTAGAGATTTAAATACTCTTGAAAAAAAAGGAAAAATAAAAAGAGTACATGGTGGTGCTGTTTTAAATATACCTTCTGAAGAGAATATAATTTCTAAAAAAACTATTCACTCTAAAGCTAAAGAAAAAATTGCTAAGATTGCTAGTGAATATATAAAAGATGGAGATATCGTATATCTTGACGCTGGAAGTACAACGGAAATTCTAATCAAATATCTTGAAGATAAAGAAAATATTAAAGTTGTAACTAATGGTATCTCTCATTTAGAAGAGTTAAATAGATATGGAATAGAAACTTATCTTCTTGGTGGTGAAGCTAAATTTACTACTGGAGCCACTGTAGGAATAGGTGCTGTAACTTCTTTAAGGGGTTATAACATAGATATAGCTTTTATAGGAGCTAATGGAGTGACTAGCGAAGGGTATTCCACTCCAGATACTAAGGAAGCTATGATAAAAAGTGAAGCTATCAATAGAGCTAATGAGGTTTATTTCCTGTGTGATTCATCTAAATTTGGAAAAAAATCTTTCGTAGTCTTTGCTAGCTTAGAAGATGGAACTCTTCTAACAGAGGGAGAGATTCCAGAGGAATTTAAAATAAAATAA